The proteins below are encoded in one region of Desulfovibrio sp. JC010:
- a CDS encoding AAA family ATPase, whose translation MINLAGYENVAPFYEGNDMTLCRAVRGYDDLPVLIKYPNDELPSPRLLAGLKNEYATAQEIGNTGIIQVVTLHRTDNSLALILEDKGYNLLSAMIPRNNTNLSQKLMIALRIVSSINHVHTKGYLHRNIRPDSIAVAPDYKEALLTNLQNSSRVTDSYTRSSAELISADNIAYISPEQSGRVSTELDRRSDFYSLGVTLFELFTGSKPFSAQDDLELIHCHLAKEPPDPQSVNAEIPPALSAVITKLLSKNPGDRYQSAHGIKQDLKSCLRIIGKEISIKDFTPGHQDISEIFTLSQKQFGRKENTQELKDAFSKVMLGSCEIVFIGGEAGSGKTTLVQSFSKHVYRENGEFISGKFDQFRRNRPYSALIQAFKELLKKRLSSPTPVINAWKKRITSVLEQNASLITDVLPELELLIGQQQPPAELGSTESRNRFNLAFKNFIKVFPSIDKPLVLFLDDLQWADLSTLQLLKRLLEDQETSHLMLICAYRTSQPMEETIHERINEVVELSPKVRTINLQRLKLHHVHGFICRTLRTDRKRTEELARMVFNRTGGNPLFVREYLLNMYRAELISFNSDKTRWEWDLKAIRNISMDGNLVELMAEKILTQPREGQEVLKAASGIGCKFDLRILMEIMELPEQIILDYLSLALQEGLIVADEGAASLNTDFEPRTGPQYLSFMHDRVQQAAYSMLNAEEKTNLHMSIGRAMRSICSEKEIDDATFEIASQYNLCISAINDPQEKKEISSIFIKAGRKAKRSSAFELAAGYLSTAARLMAANGWETAYKKSFNLYLDLYECEFLNGALRQAENTFETMIKNVQERTDATNAQLSRMQLYSDQSRYHEAVKIGLETLQQYNVAIPELPGQISLGAELLKTRAALGTRSATQLLNLPEMDSAEHLEVMKLLMQTIGPAYMYNKKLALLIVLRMIRFSIKHGNGPYSPFSYMFYALFLASRKFDFKKSGEFTKLAVDLNKKFGTSELEAKINLLRGGMHDHWHVPLRENIRILDKSFHSGLMHGDNTYARYAGYMAVHIKFMQGEHLADVYTLADRYLNFIQKNQNTLSSGAINLTLQMCKSLQGKTYTPGHLDDDNFRESNLISAAKSSGSEVLINWTALSKLISLSIFGSHTKAMEQVDQLYDKVDEALFGMYSVAIFHLFSIVSMAALYEKAPSKTRKLYFKRINNSLSLLKTWEASCPENFRHLYLIGRAEFARLTQNNSRAIALYEQAIKFSVNAGYNNFSGLACELAGEFHTGIGGSRSATALFSEACHYYQEWGASAKVQRMLNKHPQLRSDPNGSFIPAAYTEDKSSSSLDISAVVKASQAISGEIVLNRLLDKLMRIVIENAGAQKATLLLNNKNKLELTAHAFVSEHGITTQPNPDQTQELYCRSIVNYVLRSKDNIVIRDAGTQGPFSIDSYIIRTKPKSILAMPVINQQLMRGVLYLENNLSPGVFTDDRLEVLNLLCSQAAISIQNARLYSDLRDSETQHRTLLESVNVGVFRAEVDPDGLLLKANRALAEMFGYRGWNEIRKTQIRSLYVTPETHRDIVKELVEGGIVRDREVNMRRQDGTPIWVNMTVSLEKDGKKNNCLEGVLEDITEKRKAQEFEKAKVAADAANKAKSDFLASMSHEIRTPMNAILGMADLLWESRLSKIQRNYVKIFKNAGENLLLLINDILDLSKIEAGQIDLEEIDFNLEELFEEIGSIFALRAQIKAIDFCWYISPDVPRLVTGDPTRLRQIIVNLVGNSLKFTEKGTITFEADITEGGYLRFMVKDTGVGIPVKKMNSIFDTFSQADSSTTRNYGGTGLGLSICSRMVESMHGGIFVSSTEGEGSAFAFTIAAEFPMQPEIAPPLENCAILLVDNECICRDYLSHSLIDLGAKVYTADGLGDSSGYAAEVSLSSYEHCILLVGQPTGKDDRFEVLKKLKHGPCLNWKLMMIMEAKPQPRATARAKQLGASYVHRPVHPQAIVEDIRYAYTCEAAPEECDENSHELDTEQVEMMEATCEPQQTPAEHNILLVEDSEDNRMVIDMFLKDAPYKITYAENGQEGLEKYKEGEYGIVLMDIQMPIMDGYEATKAIRLYEEEHDLNQTPIMALTANAFQEDEQKALECGCTAHMAKPVKKKKLLRTLEEFLG comes from the coding sequence ATGATCAATCTTGCCGGATATGAAAATGTTGCCCCTTTTTATGAAGGGAATGACATGACACTCTGCAGGGCTGTGAGGGGATATGATGATCTTCCGGTCCTTATAAAATATCCCAATGACGAACTGCCGTCCCCCCGGTTGCTGGCAGGCTTGAAAAACGAATACGCCACTGCGCAGGAAATCGGCAATACCGGTATAATACAGGTTGTAACCCTGCATCGCACCGACAACTCACTGGCCCTGATTCTGGAGGATAAGGGATACAACCTGCTCAGTGCCATGATCCCCCGCAACAATACCAACCTGAGCCAGAAGCTCATGATTGCACTGCGGATTGTCAGTTCCATCAACCATGTCCACACCAAAGGCTACCTGCACCGCAACATCCGCCCGGACAGCATTGCCGTTGCCCCTGATTACAAAGAAGCACTGCTGACCAATCTGCAGAACAGTTCCCGGGTCACCGATTCATATACCCGCTCTTCTGCGGAGCTTATTTCCGCTGACAATATCGCCTATATTTCCCCGGAACAAAGCGGCAGGGTCAGTACTGAACTGGACAGACGCTCAGATTTCTATTCACTGGGGGTCACCCTGTTTGAGCTTTTCACCGGCAGCAAGCCCTTCTCCGCACAGGATGACCTTGAGCTGATCCACTGCCATCTGGCCAAGGAACCTCCGGATCCGCAGAGTGTCAATGCGGAAATTCCGCCAGCACTGTCCGCAGTAATAACAAAGTTGCTCTCCAAAAATCCCGGTGACCGCTACCAGTCGGCCCACGGCATCAAACAGGACCTGAAATCATGCCTGCGGATCATCGGCAAAGAAATCTCAATTAAAGACTTCACACCGGGGCATCAGGATATTTCGGAAATTTTCACGCTCTCGCAGAAGCAGTTCGGAAGAAAGGAAAATACGCAGGAACTCAAGGATGCTTTCAGTAAAGTAATGCTGGGCAGCTGCGAAATAGTCTTTATCGGCGGAGAGGCAGGGAGCGGCAAGACCACACTGGTGCAATCCTTCAGCAAACATGTCTACAGGGAAAACGGGGAGTTCATCTCCGGAAAGTTCGATCAGTTCAGGCGCAACCGCCCATACAGTGCTTTGATTCAGGCTTTCAAGGAACTGTTGAAAAAAAGACTTTCCAGCCCGACCCCGGTAATCAATGCCTGGAAAAAACGGATCACCAGCGTGCTGGAACAGAACGCCAGCCTGATAACCGATGTCCTGCCCGAGCTTGAACTTCTTATCGGACAGCAGCAGCCTCCGGCAGAACTTGGTTCAACAGAATCCCGGAACAGGTTTAATCTGGCATTCAAAAATTTCATAAAAGTATTCCCGAGCATAGACAAACCGCTGGTTCTCTTTCTGGATGATCTGCAATGGGCGGACCTCTCAACCCTGCAACTTCTGAAACGGCTGCTTGAAGATCAGGAAACCTCTCACCTGATGCTCATCTGTGCCTACAGAACCAGCCAGCCCATGGAAGAGACCATCCATGAGCGCATCAACGAGGTTGTGGAACTCAGCCCCAAAGTCCGCACTATCAACCTGCAAAGATTAAAGCTGCACCACGTGCACGGCTTTATCTGCAGAACCCTGAGAACAGACCGCAAAAGAACTGAAGAACTCGCCCGCATGGTCTTCAACCGAACCGGCGGCAACCCTCTCTTTGTCCGCGAATACCTGCTCAACATGTACCGGGCGGAACTCATCAGCTTTAACAGCGACAAGACCCGCTGGGAATGGGATCTCAAGGCCATCCGCAATATCTCCATGGACGGCAACCTCGTGGAGCTCATGGCTGAAAAAATCCTGACCCAACCCCGCGAAGGACAGGAAGTCCTTAAAGCCGCTTCAGGGATAGGATGCAAGTTCGACCTGCGCATTCTTATGGAAATAATGGAACTTCCGGAACAGATCATTCTGGACTACCTGAGCCTTGCGCTGCAGGAAGGATTGATCGTTGCCGACGAAGGAGCAGCCTCTTTGAATACTGATTTTGAGCCCCGGACGGGACCTCAATATCTTTCATTCATGCATGACCGGGTACAGCAGGCCGCGTACTCCATGCTGAATGCCGAAGAAAAGACCAACCTTCATATGTCCATAGGCCGGGCCATGCGCAGCATCTGTTCTGAAAAGGAAATCGACGACGCGACCTTTGAAATTGCCTCCCAGTACAACTTGTGTATCAGTGCAATAAATGACCCGCAGGAGAAAAAGGAAATTTCTTCGATTTTCATCAAGGCCGGCCGAAAGGCCAAGAGAAGTTCCGCCTTTGAACTGGCTGCCGGATACCTCTCCACAGCAGCACGTTTGATGGCTGCCAACGGCTGGGAAACAGCCTACAAGAAAAGTTTCAACCTTTATCTTGATTTATACGAATGCGAATTCCTGAACGGCGCACTCAGGCAGGCTGAAAACACCTTCGAAACCATGATTAAAAACGTGCAGGAACGCACAGACGCCACCAATGCCCAGCTGTCCAGAATGCAGCTTTATTCTGACCAGAGCAGGTACCACGAAGCAGTTAAAATCGGATTGGAAACCCTGCAGCAATACAACGTGGCAATCCCCGAACTTCCGGGACAAATTTCCCTAGGGGCAGAACTGCTTAAAACCAGAGCGGCACTGGGAACCAGAAGCGCAACCCAATTATTGAATCTGCCGGAAATGGACTCTGCAGAACATCTGGAAGTCATGAAACTTCTAATGCAGACCATCGGACCGGCATACATGTACAACAAGAAACTCGCCCTGCTCATCGTCCTCAGGATGATCCGCTTTTCAATTAAGCACGGCAACGGGCCGTATTCACCATTCAGTTACATGTTTTATGCCCTGTTTCTGGCTTCCCGGAAATTTGACTTTAAGAAATCAGGGGAATTCACAAAGCTGGCGGTGGATCTGAACAAAAAATTCGGGACTTCGGAACTGGAAGCCAAAATCAACCTGCTTCGCGGGGGGATGCATGACCATTGGCATGTACCGCTGCGGGAAAACATTCGCATTCTGGATAAATCCTTCCACAGCGGACTCATGCATGGAGACAACACCTATGCCCGCTATGCCGGATACATGGCGGTACATATAAAATTCATGCAAGGAGAGCACCTTGCAGATGTATACACTCTTGCAGACCGCTATCTGAATTTCATCCAGAAAAACCAGAACACCCTCAGTTCAGGTGCCATCAACCTGACTCTGCAGATGTGCAAAAGCCTGCAGGGCAAAACATACACCCCCGGCCATCTTGACGATGACAATTTCCGGGAAAGCAACCTCATCAGTGCCGCCAAAAGCAGCGGTTCGGAAGTGCTGATCAACTGGACCGCCCTCTCCAAATTAATCTCACTTTCTATTTTCGGCTCCCACACCAAGGCCATGGAACAGGTTGACCAGCTTTACGACAAAGTGGATGAAGCCCTCTTCGGCATGTATTCGGTTGCAATTTTCCATTTATTCAGCATTGTAAGCATGGCCGCCCTTTACGAAAAGGCTCCCTCTAAAACCCGCAAGCTGTACTTCAAACGCATCAACAACTCTCTTTCCCTGCTGAAAACATGGGAGGCAAGCTGCCCGGAAAACTTCCGCCATCTTTACCTGATCGGAAGAGCCGAATTTGCAAGACTGACCCAAAACAACAGTCGCGCCATAGCTCTCTATGAGCAGGCCATTAAATTCAGTGTCAATGCCGGATATAATAATTTCAGCGGACTGGCCTGTGAGCTTGCAGGTGAATTCCATACCGGAATCGGCGGATCACGTTCGGCAACAGCCCTGTTTTCCGAAGCCTGCCATTATTATCAGGAATGGGGAGCATCCGCCAAAGTACAACGGATGCTCAACAAACATCCGCAATTGCGCTCAGACCCAAACGGCAGCTTCATCCCCGCAGCCTACACAGAGGATAAAAGCAGCAGTTCCCTTGATATTTCCGCAGTGGTCAAGGCATCACAAGCCATTTCCGGGGAGATTGTCCTCAACCGACTGTTGGACAAACTCATGCGCATCGTCATTGAAAACGCCGGGGCGCAAAAAGCCACCCTGCTCCTGAACAACAAGAACAAACTTGAACTCACAGCACATGCCTTTGTTTCCGAACACGGCATAACAACCCAGCCCAACCCGGACCAGACTCAGGAGCTGTACTGCCGCAGCATCGTCAACTACGTGCTCCGCTCCAAAGACAATATCGTCATACGTGATGCCGGAACACAGGGGCCCTTTTCCATCGACAGCTACATCATCAGGACCAAACCTAAATCCATACTGGCCATGCCGGTCATCAACCAACAGCTCATGCGCGGGGTGCTCTATCTTGAGAACAACCTCAGCCCGGGAGTTTTTACCGATGATCGGCTGGAAGTTCTCAACCTGCTCTGCTCACAGGCGGCTATCTCCATCCAGAATGCCCGGCTCTATTCCGACCTGCGCGATTCGGAAACACAGCACCGCACACTGCTTGAAAGTGTCAACGTAGGGGTTTTCAGGGCCGAGGTAGACCCTGACGGACTGTTGCTCAAGGCCAACCGGGCCCTTGCTGAAATGTTCGGCTACCGGGGCTGGAATGAAATAAGGAAAACCCAGATAAGAAGTCTGTACGTAACCCCGGAAACACACCGGGACATCGTCAAAGAACTGGTCGAAGGCGGAATCGTCCGTGACCGGGAAGTGAACATGCGCCGTCAGGACGGCACACCCATCTGGGTGAACATGACTGTTTCCCTTGAAAAAGACGGCAAGAAAAACAACTGTCTTGAAGGGGTGCTCGAAGACATCACCGAAAAGAGAAAGGCTCAGGAATTTGAAAAAGCCAAGGTCGCTGCGGATGCGGCCAACAAGGCCAAAAGTGATTTTCTGGCCAGCATGTCCCATGAAATCAGGACTCCCATGAACGCGATTCTGGGCATGGCCGACCTGCTCTGGGAATCAAGGCTGAGCAAGATACAGCGTAATTACGTTAAAATTTTTAAAAACGCGGGCGAAAACCTGCTCCTGCTCATCAACGACATCCTTGACCTCTCAAAAATTGAGGCCGGACAGATTGATCTTGAAGAAATCGACTTCAACCTTGAAGAATTATTTGAGGAAATAGGTTCAATCTTTGCCCTCAGGGCTCAGATCAAAGCGATTGATTTCTGCTGGTATATCAGTCCGGATGTCCCCCGGCTCGTCACCGGAGACCCGACCAGGCTGCGCCAGATCATCGTCAATCTGGTGGGCAACTCCCTGAAATTCACGGAAAAAGGAACCATTACTTTTGAAGCCGACATCACTGAAGGAGGATATCTGCGTTTCATGGTCAAGGATACCGGCGTAGGCATCCCCGTAAAAAAAATGAACTCGATTTTCGATACCTTCTCACAGGCGGATTCATCCACCACCCGTAATTACGGAGGGACCGGTCTCGGGCTTTCCATCTGCAGCCGCATGGTGGAAAGCATGCATGGCGGTATTTTTGTATCCAGCACCGAAGGTGAAGGCTCTGCGTTCGCTTTTACAATCGCTGCGGAATTTCCCATGCAGCCGGAAATAGCCCCTCCGCTTGAAAACTGCGCCATACTGCTGGTGGATAATGAATGCATATGCCGGGATTATCTCAGCCACAGTCTGATTGACCTCGGCGCGAAAGTTTATACTGCGGACGGGCTCGGCGATTCTTCGGGTTATGCTGCGGAGGTATCACTTTCTTCATACGAGCACTGCATCCTTCTGGTAGGACAGCCGACCGGGAAAGACGACCGTTTCGAAGTCCTGAAAAAGCTGAAGCACGGTCCCTGCCTGAACTGGAAACTGATGATGATAATGGAGGCCAAACCGCAACCCAGAGCCACTGCCCGGGCCAAGCAGCTGGGCGCCTCGTACGTGCACCGCCCTGTTCACCCGCAGGCCATAGTGGAAGACATCCGCTATGCCTACACCTGTGAAGCCGCTCCGGAAGAGTGCGATGAAAACAGCCATGAACTGGATACAGAACAAGTTGAAATGATGGAAGCGACCTGTGAACCGCAGCAGACACCAGCAGAACACAACATCCTGCTGGTGGAAGATTCCGAGGACAACCGCATGGTCATCGATATGTTTCTGAAGGATGCGCCATACAAAATCACCTATGCTGAAAACGGGCAGGAAGGTCTGGAAAAGTACAAAGAAGGGGAATACGGCATTGTACTCATGGACATACAAATGCCGATCATGGACGGATATGAGGCCACAAAAGCCATCAGACTCTATGAAGAGGAACACGACCTGAACCAGACCCCGATCATGGCCCTGACCGCCAATGCTTTTCAGGAAGATGAGCAGAAAGCCCTTGAATGCGGCTGCACAGCCCACATGGCCAAGCCGGTCAAAAAGAAAAAGCTGCTCCGCACCCTTGAAGAATTTCTGGGGTAG
- a CDS encoding peptide chain release factor 3, which produces MSQNIDPVIKKEVERRRTFGIISHPDAGKTTLTEKLLLYGGAIQMAGTVKSRKAARHATSDWMAMEQERGISVTTSVMKFNYHDYEVNLLDTPGHQDFSEDTYRVLTAVDSALMVIDCAKGVEVQTKKLMEVCRMRDTPIITFINKMDREGIDPFDLLQDIEETLQIECAPLSWPVGMGADFKGTYNIHKGELHLFSAVHGGGIQKGEVIQDLSDPRLDELLGDQADQLREELELLEGAGYPFDKERYLAGKQTPVFFGSAINNFGVQEMLDSFVELAPHPKPRATTSREVSPFEPDFSAVAFKIQANMDPAHRDRIAFMRICSGKFKRGMKVRHHRIGKEVQIANATIFMAQDRTGVEEAYPGDIIGVHNHGTIKIGDTFTGTKEELKFTGIPNFAPEHFRRVILKDPLKSKQLDKGLHQLAEEGAVQLFKPLGNNDKILGAVGLLQFDVIMSRLKDEYGVAALYEPVEYHTARWIGSDEQKEIDGIKKRYPRFVALDGDDNLTFLAPSQWRLQQAEEEWPKINFNKTREHQ; this is translated from the coding sequence ATGTCCCAGAATATAGACCCAGTTATCAAAAAAGAAGTCGAACGCCGCAGGACCTTCGGCATTATCAGTCACCCGGATGCAGGTAAAACCACACTGACCGAAAAACTGCTCCTCTACGGTGGAGCGATCCAGATGGCCGGAACCGTTAAATCCCGCAAAGCCGCCCGCCACGCCACTTCAGACTGGATGGCCATGGAACAGGAACGCGGAATTTCCGTTACCACCTCGGTCATGAAATTCAACTACCACGACTACGAAGTCAACCTGCTGGATACCCCGGGTCACCAGGATTTTTCCGAGGACACCTACCGCGTGCTCACCGCAGTGGACTCCGCACTCATGGTTATTGACTGTGCCAAGGGTGTTGAGGTCCAGACCAAAAAGCTGATGGAAGTCTGCCGCATGCGCGACACCCCCATCATCACCTTCATCAACAAGATGGACCGCGAAGGGATTGATCCCTTTGATCTGCTGCAGGACATTGAAGAGACCCTGCAGATCGAATGCGCGCCCTTAAGCTGGCCCGTCGGCATGGGTGCCGACTTCAAGGGCACCTACAACATCCACAAAGGCGAACTGCATCTTTTCTCCGCCGTTCACGGCGGCGGCATCCAGAAGGGCGAAGTCATTCAGGATCTTTCCGATCCCCGTCTCGATGAACTGCTCGGTGATCAGGCCGACCAGCTGCGCGAGGAACTGGAACTGCTCGAAGGCGCAGGCTACCCCTTTGACAAGGAACGTTATCTCGCGGGCAAGCAGACCCCGGTTTTTTTTGGCAGCGCAATCAACAACTTCGGTGTTCAGGAAATGCTGGACTCTTTCGTGGAACTGGCTCCGCACCCCAAGCCGCGTGCCACCACCTCCCGCGAAGTGTCCCCCTTTGAACCGGACTTTTCCGCAGTGGCCTTTAAGATTCAGGCCAACATGGACCCGGCGCACCGTGACCGCATCGCTTTCATGCGTATCTGTTCCGGTAAATTCAAGCGCGGTATGAAGGTCCGTCACCACCGCATCGGCAAAGAAGTGCAGATCGCCAACGCCACCATCTTCATGGCGCAGGATAGAACCGGTGTGGAAGAAGCATACCCCGGCGATATCATCGGCGTGCACAACCACGGGACCATCAAGATCGGGGACACCTTCACCGGGACCAAGGAAGAACTCAAGTTCACCGGAATCCCCAACTTCGCGCCCGAACATTTCCGCCGCGTAATCCTCAAGGACCCGCTCAAGAGCAAGCAGCTCGACAAAGGTCTGCACCAGCTGGCCGAAGAAGGTGCGGTGCAGCTCTTCAAGCCGCTGGGCAACAATGACAAGATTCTCGGCGCGGTCGGTCTGCTCCAGTTCGACGTGATCATGTCCCGCCTTAAAGACGAGTACGGTGTGGCCGCGCTCTACGAACCCGTAGAATACCACACCGCCCGCTGGATCGGCAGCGACGAACAGAAGGAAATCGACGGCATCAAAAAACGCTACCCCCGTTTCGTGGCCCTCGACGGTGACGACAACCTGACCTTCCTCGCACCCAGCCAGTGGCGGCTGCAGCAGGCTGAAGAAGAGTGGCCCAAGATTAATTTCAACAAGACCCGCGAGCATCAGTAA
- a CDS encoding 3'-5' exonuclease, whose product MQVPEQYKKKFTKDEINELPLRQYEGPIKLIDREEDVPAAIEELCRCELLGFDTETRPVFRKGVSYPPSLIQLATEDCVYLLHLNHISLSDHIKEVLSSADIIKTGVAVINDVKELRDVSPFEGKGFVDLGDLARSLEMQTNGLRNLAANLLGFRISKGVQCSNWGRKELTPQQITYAATDAWVSREIYLKFQALGVL is encoded by the coding sequence ATGCAAGTACCTGAACAATATAAGAAAAAATTCACCAAAGACGAAATAAACGAACTGCCCCTTCGCCAATATGAAGGGCCTATAAAGCTCATTGACCGCGAAGAGGACGTTCCGGCGGCTATTGAAGAACTTTGCCGCTGTGAACTGCTCGGCTTTGATACCGAGACCCGTCCGGTCTTCCGCAAAGGGGTTTCCTACCCCCCTTCCCTGATCCAGCTGGCCACAGAAGACTGCGTATACCTGCTGCATCTCAACCACATTTCCCTTTCCGATCATATTAAGGAAGTTCTTTCTTCTGCCGATATAATCAAAACCGGAGTGGCGGTTATCAATGATGTCAAGGAATTGCGTGACGTGTCCCCCTTTGAAGGCAAAGGGTTTGTAGATCTCGGCGATCTGGCAAGGTCATTGGAAATGCAGACCAACGGACTGCGCAACCTTGCCGCCAACCTGCTCGGATTCCGCATTTCCAAGGGCGTGCAGTGCTCCAACTGGGGCCGCAAGGAACTGACTCCGCAGCAGATCACCTACGCTGCC